The Deinococcus roseus nucleotide sequence ATGCTGTTGACGTGCACCTTCCCGAGGCTTTCGAATCCCGCATGCAGCGCCTGCTGGGCCAGCAGTACCCCGAATTTCGGGCAGCCCTGGAACAGGAAAGGGCACTGGGACTGCGGATCAACCCCGCCAGATTGACCCCCAAGCAGGTGCAAAGCCTGCCTTTTCTGGAAGGTCCGGTGCCCTGGACACCCTGGGGGCATTATTATGCCAGCACCTCCAGGCCCAGTGCCCATCCTTTCTTTCTGGGAGGGGGGTTTTATTTGCAGGAACCCAGCGCCATGGCGGTTGCAGAGCTGGCCGCACCAAAACCAGGCCAGTGGGTGATTGACCTCTGTGCTGCTCCTGGGGGCAAAACCACCCATCTGGCCAGTTTCATGCAGGGGCAGGGGGTGCTGGTGGCCAATGAATTCACGGCCAGCCGGGTGCCCAGATTGCTGGAGAATGTGGAGCGCTGGGGGGCCAGAACCACGGTGCTGAGCAATCCCCTGGACCGCATTGCCCGCAAGTGGGAAAGGCTTTTTGATGTGGTGGTGCTGGACGCGCCGTGTTCTGGGGAGGGCATGTTCCGCAAGGACCCTGAAGCCCTCTCTGAATGGCGGCAAAGCACCCCTGAGCGTCTGGGGCGCTTGCAGCAGGATTTGATCGAGCAGGCGGCTGCCCTGACCGCTCCTGAGGGCACCCTGGTGTATTCCACCTGCACCTTTTCTGAAGAGGAGAACGAGCAGGTCATTGAGGGTTTTCTGAAGAAGCATCCCGAATTTCAGCTGGCCTCTGCCCACCTGCACCCCAGTTTTTCTGCTGGCTTTGGTTTGCCTGAAGCGGCCCGACTCTTTCCCCACAAATTGCGGGGAGAGGGGCATTTCATGGCAAAACTGATCCGCACAGATGGTGAAGAGGGGGACGTGACTTACGAGGAGCATGCAAAAGTCAGCAAACCCAGCCTGAAAGCCTGGGAGGAATTCAGAAAAGCCCATCTGCAGGGCGAACTGGACGGTGTGGTAATTGAGCGTGCAGGACACCTGTATCTGGTCCGGGAGCATCTGCCCAGTCTGGCTGGACTGAAAGCCCCTGCTCCGGGCATTTACCTGGGAGAGGTGAAATTCGAGCGCTTTGTGCCCGCCA carries:
- a CDS encoding RsmF rRNA methyltransferase first C-terminal domain-containing protein codes for the protein MHLPEAFESRMQRLLGQQYPEFRAALEQERALGLRINPARLTPKQVQSLPFLEGPVPWTPWGHYYASTSRPSAHPFFLGGGFYLQEPSAMAVAELAAPKPGQWVIDLCAAPGGKTTHLASFMQGQGVLVANEFTASRVPRLLENVERWGARTTVLSNPLDRIARKWERLFDVVVLDAPCSGEGMFRKDPEALSEWRQSTPERLGRLQQDLIEQAAALTAPEGTLVYSTCTFSEEENEQVIEGFLKKHPEFQLASAHLHPSFSAGFGLPEAARLFPHKLRGEGHFMAKLIRTDGEEGDVTYEEHAKVSKPSLKAWEEFRKAHLQGELDGVVIERAGHLYLVREHLPSLAGLKAPAPGIYLGEVKFERFVPAKALAHHLNLKQVSRPLEVGTAEAFKLEFGESVPVDAKDGWHWLHFAGVGFTWGVVKRGNLKPTPLRA